tatatatatatatatatatatatatatatatatatatatatatatatatatatatatatatatatatatatatatatatatatatatagaattaaaattaaatgatatgaCACGGTTGCATGGAGAGAAAGTGAAGGATCGTGAAAATAATGGTTCTGCAGAGTTCTCTACAACAAGATTTTAAGAGAGAGATAGTAcgatattatgattttttattttttggataAGCGTACGATATTATGATCTTGTAGCAGACAATGGTGTTTACATTTCAAACTGTGTTTTTGCCTTCACAAAAACGGAAAAATAATTGCAGATACTTCAAAAAGTAAAATTGACCTTATGCTCAAAATGGGAGAGAACTACAAATCATGATAAACATTTACAATACAGGTTTAACTATGTTTGCACATTTAAGAAATTAGTTGTTTAGGAGATATCACTCGTATAACATGTGTCAAGATCCTGGTTTTTTTTTATCATAGCAGTATCATCGACATGTTCTTCAAGACCCGAGAAACATCTTGAAGATAGACAAATAGTTAATTTTCATTTAATACTCTTATAAATTTAAACTTGTTAAATTAGGAATACCTCTAAACTAATTACTTCTAACTCCACTCCTAATATTCTCTAACAATAAATAAATGTCCAGATGAAATTTACCATTTGAGTTAGTCAATGTTTCTTATAAATGAACCCAAAAATGAACATTTTTGTTTCTCAGATAAAAAGAGAGAGGGAGAATTTAGTTTTAACATATCTACTAGAGATTATTTAACCAAAAAATAATCAACTTGAGTTTTAGACTTAAACTCAAATAACATCTATGACAATTAGAAGGTTCAACTATAAGAGCTAActtgttattatatttttctttttccaagAAAAACATACTGTAAAATGCAAACCGACAATTGGTACATGTTTTCCAACAAAACATACAAGAAAAACTCAAACAAAAATAGATAATTTAACATATTCACATGCTGTATAATGTAAACCTACAACTGAAAGAGAAAAGAGCATCATGTTTGAGACATAATTTGAAACATAAAGCATTCAGTTTTCCAACTGGAGCACGTCCTTTCACATAGATAGATGACTCTGTTGTCTCATCATCAACTCACTTGGTACTAGTTAGTTGGTTGCGAATGAGCTTGACAGCATCAACCAGGTTGGTGAGGGCGGGCTTAACCTCAGTGTATTTTCGGGTTTTAAGGCCACAATCAGGATTGACCCAGAGGATGTTGCTTTCAAGGACTGCAAGCATCTTATTGATTCTGTCCGCAATTTCTTCTGTGGGTGGAATTCTTGGTGAGTGAATATCATAAACACCAGGACCAATGCCAGCACCATATTTAACTCCCTCACGGAAGACAGATAGTAACTTCTCATCTGATCGGGAATTCTCGATGGTGATCACATCTGCATCCATATCTATGATCGAGTGAATGATGTCGTTGAAGTTTGAATAACACATATGAGTGTGAATCTGCCAAACCACAcgttatattaaaattaatacaaGCTCGGTAAATAAACTGCATAATAATCATTAATGAAGATTAGAGCCAATGAAGTGAAGCTGAACCTGGGTAGTGTCTTGAACACCACAGTTTGTAATCCTAAATGAGTGAACTGCCCAGTTTAGATAGAAAGCTTCCTCAGATTTCCTTAGAGGCAACCCTTCTCTTAAAGCAGCCTCATCGATTTGGATGACGGTAATGCCAGCTTTCTCAAGATCCTCAACCTCATCCTTTATAGCCAAAGCAATCTGGTAGCAAGTCTCAAATCTAATAACAAAAAGACAATGTTAAATGAAACTGACATACTGCAAAATGATCATCATTTATAACTTATAAGGTGTTTTTGCATACCTAGGTTGGTCATCTCTAACAAAGGACCAGTTCAGAATAGTAACAGGGCCAGTAAGCATTCCCTTCATAGGTCGTTTGGTCAAACTCTGAGCTGTCGAAGACCAGAAAACAGTCATTGGCTTGGGACGGCTCACATCACCATAGATAATTGGTGGTTTGACACAGCGGGATCCATAGGATTGAACCCATCCATTGGCAGTGAAAGCAAAGCCAGATAATTGTTCTCCAAAGTACTCAACCATGTCATTCCTCTGAATTGGCAAAAAAGAAACCAACTTATAAATATATGAGTTTTGAACGGTATTTTCACACAAAAAGCCTCCTTTAAaccactaaataaataaaaaatatcagcTTCATACCTCAGGCTCTCCATGCACCAAGACATCAATGTCGAGCTCTTCCTGGATCTTAACAACATTGTTAATTTCTTCTTTAATGAAATTGATATAATCCTCCTCGGAGATCCTATTCATATAGTGACATATGGCAGGTTAAGCGTTAAAATGTGATAATCATGGAATGTGGTAGATAACTGAAGAATAGGAAGAATTATGCTTACTTTTTGGCCTTGAACTCACGGCGAACCCTTCTAAGATCTGCAGTCTGAGGGAAAGATCCAATTGTAGTGGTTGGAAGAATAGGAAGATTCAATTTCTTTTGTTGTGCACCCAATCTGGAACTGACATTAGTAGCCCTACGGTGATCAGAGCCCTTCAAAGTTGCAGCCTAAGAAAAGAAACCAACAATTTAAGAATAATCCTACTAGCTTATAACTAATCAGATACGAAAATAACATAATTGAAATCCAGAAGAGTACTAACAGCCTTTTGGACAGCCTCATTTGTCACCCTTGGGGAGGACTTCCTTGAAGCCAAAGCAAAAGCATTAGAAGAAAAGTAAGCCTGCAAAATAACACGCATTAAGAAGCTGAAAATATACAGTATGAACCAAAACATTCTTCGAGAGTATGATTTACCTCATCCTTTTGTCCAGACAATGCCTTGGCCAGGGCATTTACTTCAACTATTTTCTGTGCTGCAAATGCAAGCCAAGACTTAATCTCTTGGTCCAGCTTCGTCTCATTCACCAAATCAACTGCAGTGTGAAGAAGAGAACAGGATGTGGAAACCACAACTTTCTCTGCagaagaaaattaaaattcaCATTTAGGTTGTTGCGCATTGAATATATATGTTagcagaaagaaaaagaaaaaaaacactaAATAGTAAATACCCTTTCCAACAATGTCCACAAGGGTCTGCAAGGTGTTCAGCGAAGATTCAAGATTATTGGCCCAAATATTTCTTCCATCAACAACACCAGCAAAAAGAAGTTTTCCAGATGGAAATCCTTGCTTGATCAATTCAAGGGTCTTGGTTCCACGGACAAGGTCAAACCCATATGCAGTA
This portion of the Vicia villosa cultivar HV-30 ecotype Madison, WI unplaced genomic scaffold, Vvil1.0 ctg.000493F_1_1, whole genome shotgun sequence genome encodes:
- the LOC131628950 gene encoding 5-methyltetrahydropteroyltriglutamate--homocysteine methyltransferase 1-like, yielding MNRVFSQCLTTPFTSSLSSLSFFRHHSPRSFHRFSLRATSIRAMTSHIVGYPRMGPKRELKFALESFWDGKSSAEELKQVAAGLRAAIWKQMADAGIKHIPSNTFSYYDQVLDTTAMLGAVPDRYNWKGGEIGFDVYFSMARGNASVPAMEMTKWFDTNYHFIVPELGPDVKFSYASHKAVDEYKEAKALGVNTVPVLVGPVSYLLLSKPAKGVEKSFPLLSLIDKILPVYKQVVTELKAAGATWIQFDEPTLVKDLDSHQLQAFDHAYAELESTLSGLDVLVETYFADVPADAYKTLTSLKAVTAYGFDLVRGTKTLELIKQGFPSGKLLFAGVVDGRNIWANNLESSLNTLQTLVDIVGKEKVVVSTSCSLLHTAVDLVNETKLDQEIKSWLAFAAQKIVEVNALAKALSGQKDEAYFSSNAFALASRKSSPRVTNEAVQKAAATLKGSDHRRATNVSSRLGAQQKKLNLPILPTTTIGSFPQTADLRRVRREFKAKKISEEDYINFIKEEINNVVKIQEELDIDVLVHGEPERNDMVEYFGEQLSGFAFTANGWVQSYGSRCVKPPIIYGDVSRPKPMTVFWSSTAQSLTKRPMKGMLTGPVTILNWSFVRDDQPRFETCYQIALAIKDEVEDLEKAGITVIQIDEAALREGLPLRKSEEAFYLNWAVHSFRITNCGVQDTTQIHTHMCYSNFNDIIHSIIDMDADVITIENSRSDEKLLSVFREGVKYGAGIGPGVYDIHSPRIPPTEEIADRINKMLAVLESNILWVNPDCGLKTRKYTEVKPALTNLVDAVKLIRNQLTSTK